A segment of the Bacillus licheniformis DSM 13 = ATCC 14580 genome:
CGCGCTGAATGTCAAAAGCGTTTATACTTTATGGTATTTGGCTTCGGATTTAGTTTATTGCATTCTTTTTCCCCAGTTAACAATGGCCCTCTTTTATAAAAGAGCAAATCTTTACGGGTCGATTGCTGGATTTGCAGTTGCAGTCATTCTGAGGCTCGGCGGTGGTGAACCCGCATTCGGCATTCCGCCGCTTCTGCCGTATCCGATGATTGAAGACGGCACGGTCCTCTTTCCTTTCCGGACGCTGGCTGCAGTCACAGCATTTATGACGATCTTCGCTGTGTCCGAATTGACGCAGCGCAAATGCCCTCCTAAACAGCTTGTACTCCCCCAAGAAAAACAGAAAGACGACCGCGCGGCTTAAATAGGAAAAACGCCCGGCCCCGGGCGTTTTTCTAGATTTATGTTTATTTTTTTACGGCAAGAATGTAATGAATCGTTTCAAAGGCTGACAGATCATCTTTTCGATTTTTAAAATAACGCCCTTGAATATCTGAAGGTGATAAATGCTCGTAAACGAGCAGTCCGGATTGCTGCAGCATGTGCTGTATTTTCTGATACGAATAGCATGATTTCATCGGTTCTCCTCCTGCCGCTGCCATTTTTACCATATTTTCCACCCTGTTGAAGAAGCCTTTCTCTTTAAACAAGTTTTCATCAGCATAATCGAAAACGATCGAACTGCCTGAAGGGAGGTCAGCCATTAATTCCCCGAGCAGTTTTTCGGTTTCTTCCTTTGTTAAGTAGTAAGAAACGCCTAAAAAGCTGAAGAACGTTTTTTTGTTAAAATGAAAACCCTTATCAGCCAATTCTTGATAAGAAAACGACTTGGCAAAGTCCAAAGGAATAAAATGAAGGTGGTCCGGGATGTGAAAACCGGCTTTGTCCAGCTTTTCCTTTTTCAATTTCTGTGTCGCTGGGTGGTCAATTTCAAAGATATCAATTTTGTCCTTTAACTCTAGGTTCCGAAAACAGAAAGTATCCAGCCCTGCCCCAAGAATCACGTATTGTTCTGTCCCAAGCCGAATCTCATGATGCAGCACTCTTTCGCAATAAGCGGCACGGGCGAGCGGCGTCGGAGAGAGCTGAACTTGTGTGATCCATCTTAATATTTCTTCATCGTCTCCCTCGTATTTTTCCGCTATAGCTTTGTTGAAGAACTGTATGCCTTGAATGAAGCTGTTTTTGATATCAGCAAATTCTTGTTGGGAAATGAGCGATTTGGCCAGATTATCATCAAAGATTTTTGGTTCATCATACTGGCTGTGATAAGCTCTGCCAAAAGCCGAAATAAGGGACGTTATACTCGATTCATCTTTTTTCATGTCGGACACTCCTTCATAAACGCAAAAAAATAGGATTCTCCCGGCCAGGAGAATCCTATTATACACACCAATATTTAATTATTAAATTATAGCATAAATAAATTTTTTTGTCAAGAAATTGCTCTTTTTTATTTTGATCAATGATCGAGCAAACGGCCTGTGAGTATGGGAAAACTACACGTATAACAGCGGGGTCGACTTTTTAAAAATCTCGCCGTCTCTTATATAAAAACGAGGGACGCGCCAGCTTATGGTAGATACCACTTCATAGTTGATCGTATCAAGCATTTCCGCAATTTCATCAACAGATATCTCTGCTCCCTTTTGCCGGCCGTAAATCACGACTTCCTCTCCTTGTTTACCTTCACCCTCTCCCAGACTGACCATTATCATATCCATTGTTACTCTTCCCGCCACCGGCACTCGTCTTCCTCGATGAAGAATAAAACCGCGGTTGGAAAGTTCACGGGAATAGCCGTCAGCATAGCCGACCGGAATTGTGGCAATGACTTCCCCGCGCTCTGCAACATATGTAGCACCATAACTAACCGTCCGCGGTTCAGTCAACATGGTTTTCACATAAGCGATTCGCGCCTTCAAGCTTAGTGCAGGCACAAGCTTAACGAGATTAAGCTGCCTGATATAATCGGAAGGATATAATCCATACATTCCGATGCCTAAGCGAATCATATCAGCGCTGAATTCCGGAAAAGCGATCGCCGCGGCCGTATTGTTCATATGCACCGTAGGCAGCTTAAAGCCTTGTTCTTTCAGAAAGCGAAGAAAGCTGATAAACTTTTCGTGTTGAATCATGGTTAGCTCAGTATCCGGTTCGTCAGCTGTGGAAAAATGCGTAAAAATTCCTTCCCATTCGAGGTTTTCACTTGCCGTCAGCGCTTCCACGATTGCTAAAAGCTTTTCCTTTGTTCGTACACCTAAACGCCCCATGCCGGTATCCACATTGATATGAACAGCCAGCCGGTTAGGATCTGCTTCATTTTCCAATATCTCGTTCGCTTCTTTAATCCAGTCAACTTGAAAAGCTGATAACGATATATTCCAAGCTGCCGCTTCTTTCACACAGCTCAGCGGGGTGAAACCAAGCACAAGGATCGGCGCTTTAATCCCCGCTTTTCGTAAAACGACCGCTTCCTCCACCGAGGCAACGGCGAGCTCACTCGCACCATGTTCAAGTGCATGGCGTGCAACTTCCACCGATCCGTGACCATAAGCATTCGCTTTTACGACAGCCATAATTTTGCTCTTTTTCGGAATATGCCGCCGAAACGCGCGCAAATTTTTTTTGATCGCATCAAGATTTACCTCTACCCAAACTTCACGGCAAAGCTTTTTCATCAACGCTCCCTTCTTTCTTGTCCCATAGTATTCATTTCATGTAGCCGTTCGAAAATTGCCCGGATGCTTTCTATCTCATTCTTATTCAGCTTCGGGCGAAATCATTCAGCCAGTAATCGTTAGCGGTGGAAGGCAAACAGCAGGAGCCCGTGCCGTGCAGACTTTAAATCGAAGGTTTCCTTCTGCTGCCAAAGGAAATGCAAATCTGTCCATCTAGTTTTTTAAAAGTGTCTTAATAAGGCTCCGATTTGATATATTTTAAGCGTCCCTGTCATAAATTTCGGTATACACGACCTGTGAAGGGAGCTTTCCGCATGAAAAGAACAGCCGGGACTCCAGCTTGGTACAATCACGTGCCGCATCCAATAAGAAACGATGGTGCGGGCGCGACCGATTTTGGCCCCCGCGACGTGATGCGGGATTTAGAGAATCCCGACATGTTCGTTCCTCCAAAAACAGATGCCGGAGCAATCCCTAATTTAAAGTTTTCTTTTTCAGACACACATATGCAGTTAAATCATGGCGGCTGGTCCCGTGAAATAACAGCCCGGGAACTGCCGGTATCAACGACGATTGCCGGCGTCAATATGCGGCTGACGCCAGGCGGGGTTCGCGAGTTGCATTGGCATAAGCAATCGGAATGGGCTTACATGATTTTGGGCCATGCGCGCATTACCGCCGTCGATCAGGAAGGCCGAAACTTTATCGCCGATGTCGGCCCCGGAGATTTGTGGTTCTTTCCCGCCGGAATACCGCACTCGATTCAAGGGCTTGAGGATGGCTGCGAATTTCTCCTCGTTTTTGATGACGGGAACTTCTCTGAGTTCGATACCTTCACGATTACCGATTGGTTCGCACACACACCGAAAGATGTTCTGGCCGCGAATTTCGGTGTACACGAAAGCGCCTTCGCCCGCATCCCTGACAAACAGCGGTACATCTTCCAAGCAAAAGTGCCGGGACCGCTTGAAAACCAAAAAGTGCCGGACCCGTATGGAACCGTCCCAAAAAGCTTCGCATACAGGCTGTTTGCACAAAAGCCTATCGTAACGCCGGGCGGAACGGTACGAATTGTTGATTCTTCAAACTTTCCAATTTCGACAGCGATCGCCGCCGCACTCGTCGAAGTCAAGCCCGGCGGAATGAGGGAAATGCATTGGCACCCGAACAACGATGAATGGCAGTACTATATCTCAGGGACCGGGCGAATGACAGTATTCGCCGCAAACGAGACTGCCCGGACCTTTAATTACCGGGCGGGGGATGTCGGATATGTCCCGTTTGCCATGGGGCATTACATTCAAAATACAGGCAGCGAAAGCCTGTGGTTTTTAGAAATATTCAAAAGCAGCCGCTTTGCAGACATTTCATTAAATCAGTGGATGGCCTGACTCCAAGAGAGCTGGTTGAAGAGCATTTGCATGCAGGCCCTGAGCTGATGAACGCTCTGCGAAAAGAAAAATGGCCAGTCGTCAAATACCGTACTGACGGATAGGCCATAAACCTAGGAAAATGGCTCGCGAAAAAAGGCAACAAAAAAACCCTTGAATGATCAAGGGTTTTAAAGATGGAGCATAGCGGGCTCGAACCGCTGACCTCTACACTGCCAGTGTAGCGCTCTCCCAGCTGAGCTAATGCCCCGTATATTTGAGACATGATTTATTATAGATGGAATTTTGGAGAAAAGCAAGTGGTTTTTGATGTGAAAAAGAAAATGCTCTGTCAGCCGGCCATTTTCTTTTTCACATAGACAATCTATCGCTCCGATTTTTCAAAGCAGAACTGAATGAACCTTTCAGACAAATCCAGAATGTCTTCTTTCCTTGCCAAGGCAGCGATCCATTCTTCCGGGATGCTTTTCATTCAAAAGATTACATTTCACGGGGCGGGAAAACCCCACATAGGTACTTTAACTTCTTCAATTTTTTCAACTTCACTTTTTCCTACCCATTTTTCATATTCAAATCGATCAACTTGAACAAATCCATATTTTTTGATAATGTCCGGGCCATGTAGCCCACTTCCAATTAAGAGCCTATTGTCTTCCTCACGAAAAACAGGAAACTCAAGATCATTAATAATTGCTTGGTATCTTACATCATAAACTGAAGAAATATGTTCTCTTCGAACTTGTTTACAATAATGTCCAGTTTCATCTAAAATAAAACCAAATTGAATTGCCTCAGGATCTTTGGTAAATAATTCGTAGTTTTCTTGATCATGCTGAATAATCTCGTACTCTTTATCATTGTATAGTGCCCAAACGCCATTTCTCATATAGTTACCCCCACCTATTCATTAACTGAAATGAACCTTTTTTGTTTAACACTATAGATCCCAATAAGTTTCTCGCCTTGATTAGTGATCTCATAAAGTTCTGCACCTTCATGCATAGGTGTTCTTGTATCATTGCGATATTCAGGAATAGTGTAATCTTTACTCTCTGTAAATCCATTTCCAGTAAACGGAGATTGTTGCTCAGTTGCAATATAATCCATTGCCAAATCATCGTGGGTCATTTTATTTACGGCCTCTGAATTCTTCCCTCCAAACGGAATTTTATAATCGTTTGGATTACCTGCCTTATAGCGTACCGCTAATGCTGATGTTCCGCCACTGAAAGGGTTGTTTTCGTAATCTAATCTAAGTCCTTCATAAATCTTATCAAAAGTGTTCAATTCCTTAGTATCAGTAGCTCTTGCCACATATCCACCTAGCTTTATTTGCCCACCATCACTTGGTGAAGAAAATAGCCAACTTTTGGAATCAGGAGAAAGAACCTTCTGCATAATTGTATCTTCTGAAAGACTAGGAACGTTTCGCCTAATATCTTTAATAACTTCCACCTCTTTAGATGAAAGTTTATTTATAGATTTAAGCCTCAAGTCATTAAAATTATTGACTGTTAATTTATGCTTTTTTAATACAGTTCCTAAATTATCTTCAAAAGATTTATCCAATTGTTCCCACGAAAATTTCGGATTAACTGGTGAATTCCTATTAACATCTACCTCTTTAACAACACTTTTAACACTCTTCCCAGCTTCAATCTCCTTCTCAACCCGCTGAATCGAATCCTGCATCTTCGCTTTCGAAGCCTTATGGGCGTCGTTGACGTGGGCGGAGTAATTGGATCCTTTTCGGACGAGGGTGCCGCCCGCTCCTGCTTCTGCACCGCGGGCAATATCGCTCAAGGCGTCGGCGCTTTTGGCGAATTGTTTTTTAATGGCGAAGCCTGCGTCGTTGAGCCGGTCTTGAGCTTTCAGCCCATTCACCTTCATGCGGTTCGCCCAGATGTTTTTGCTGTCTTTAAGAGATTGTACCATATGTTCTGTTTTGCTTGAAATTTGGCCGATTGTGGCTGCGCTTTTAAATGAGCCTTTCGCCGCGGCAGCGCCTGGGATGATGTCAAGGGCGCCGAACACGCCTCTTTCAAACCTTTCGCCTGTGTTTAACTCCCGCTGCGTCATCCAGTCTTTTCCTGTTGCCGCGCTCGCGATATTGGCTCCTCCGTAGGCGACGGCCACCGTGAGACCTGCCGGTGCGCAAAAGATGGTGAGCACGATAATGCCTGCTCCGGCCAGAAGATCCCGCCATAATTCCTGATTCTTTTGGACATCGCCGATTGATTCGTATTCAAATCCGCGGGAAGAGGCAATCGCTTTCGTGTATTCTTCATACGATAACTCAATGTCGGGGTGGTTGATCTGGAATTCTTCAAATTCTTTGCTCAGTACGTGATCAAACGATTCCGAGTCTTTGAAGATATCATTTACGCTCACTTTCGCTTTGTCGGTTTCAACCGCTTGCTTGGACATGCCGTATCCGACGTAAGTGGTTTCCTTGGAGCCGATCCGGTTTACGGTGGTGTAATTATGTATGGTCAGTCCGCGCATTTTTTCGGCGAACGCGTCTATTTTTTTATAAAAAGGGCTGTCAATGTGGTCTGCCACCAAACTGCCGGCTTTCAGGCAAAAGTCGGCCAGCTTTTGATAATCCTTAAACAGTTCCTCGATCTTGCTTTTTTTGCTGGTGTGGGTAAAGCTGATCGACCTGTCGCTGTCCTTGTCTTTGATTTTGGATTCGATATCTTCCAAGAGATCATTGAGTTTTATAAGGCCGGATTTCATACCGCCGCCGTATTGGCCGCCCGTCAGCGCATCAAGACCGTCTTTCATGCCCTGCCATTCTTCCGGTACGTATTTCACATCCATTTAGATGATCGCCTCATTTCTATTTCTGAATCTTGTAGAGTTTTTGGAGCTCTTTATCTGTTTCATACATTTTCTCCATCGCATAACTGACAATGTGGGAAGCTATACAGTAATTATCAAACAGCTCCATCGTCTTTCCGAGAATATCCGCGTAGCTTTCAATCGCTTTTGATGCTTGTCCGGCTTTATAAAAATCGGATTCTGAGAGGTTTTTGATTTCCTTCTGAACCCCTTCTGTATAAATATCGCAGATGCTTTTCAGCTTATTGGAAATGGTGATCATTTCTTCAAACTCGAGATGGATGTTTGTACCGCCGCCTCCTGCTCCGCCTTCTGCATTCATATCATCGCCCTCCCTGCTCTGAAATTGATCTGCAGTGCATCATAGATCCGGTTGTTCATGATATAAAGGCTGATCCATTCATATCGATCATTTAAAGGATCAACCGAGATGAAGTCTTCGCCTTTTGTAAAGTAAAGTGTTGTCGTCTGGAAGCCGGGGTCTGCCGGTTTTTGCTGTGAGGCTAGCTTGAACGTTTCCACAGCAAGAACTTCTTTTTCATCAAGATTCATTGCCCTGACTTCCGCTTTTTCAGCGGCGCTCATCGGTTTTGTCAAAAAGGCGCGGTCTTGATCGCGCGGCTCCCTTACTAAAAATGACACCTTTGAAATGAGCGATAAATAAACTTCGCGCTTTTCCACATAATCTAATGTGTACCCTTTGCCCGGGCTTATTTCAGTCAGGGCGATAACGCGCTCCTCGTCGTCCGGCAGAAATGCGCACATCACGTTATTAAAGCGCACGTATTCTCCGCTTTCTTGGTAATG
Coding sequences within it:
- a CDS encoding DUF5081 family protein — translated: MQVKADTLSAAELYVLAGAAGVSYIFGLPEREQLALVEPDCAIKAKDSLIEKGILLKEGKLTKTAFFLIKLLQHYQESGEYVRFNNVMCAFLPDDEERVIALTEISPGKGYTLDYVEKREVYLSLISKVSFLVREPRDQDRAFLTKPMSAAEKAEVRAMNLDEKEVLAVETFKLASQQKPADPGFQTTTLYFTKGEDFISVDPLNDRYEWISLYIMNNRIYDALQINFRAGRAMI
- a CDS encoding class I SAM-dependent methyltransferase codes for the protein MKKDESSITSLISAFGRAYHSQYDEPKIFDDNLAKSLISQQEFADIKNSFIQGIQFFNKAIAEKYEGDDEEILRWITQVQLSPTPLARAAYCERVLHHEIRLGTEQYVILGAGLDTFCFRNLELKDKIDIFEIDHPATQKLKKEKLDKAGFHIPDHLHFIPLDFAKSFSYQELADKGFHFNKKTFFSFLGVSYYLTKEETEKLLGELMADLPSGSSIVFDYADENLFKEKGFFNRVENMVKMAAAGGEPMKSCYSYQKIQHMLQQSGLLVYEHLSPSDIQGRYFKNRKDDLSAFETIHYILAVKK
- the alr gene encoding alanine racemase; this translates as MKKLCREVWVEVNLDAIKKNLRAFRRHIPKKSKIMAVVKANAYGHGSVEVARHALEHGASELAVASVEEAVVLRKAGIKAPILVLGFTPLSCVKEAAAWNISLSAFQVDWIKEANEILENEADPNRLAVHINVDTGMGRLGVRTKEKLLAIVEALTASENLEWEGIFTHFSTADEPDTELTMIQHEKFISFLRFLKEQGFKLPTVHMNNTAAAIAFPEFSADMIRLGIGMYGLYPSDYIRQLNLVKLVPALSLKARIAYVKTMLTEPRTVSYGATYVAERGEVIATIPVGYADGYSRELSNRGFILHRGRRVPVAGRVTMDMIMVSLGEGEGKQGEEVVIYGRQKGAEISVDEIAEMLDTINYEVVSTISWRVPRFYIRDGEIFKKSTPLLYV